A genomic window from Motilibacter aurantiacus includes:
- a CDS encoding DNA-directed RNA polymerase subunit alpha, translating into MLIAQRPTLAEEPISDYRSRFVIEPLEPGFGYTLGNSLRRTLLSSIPGASVTSLRIEGVLHEFTTVPGVKEDVTEIILNIKNLVVSSEHDEPVVMYLRKQGPGAVTAADIAPPAGVEVHNPDLHIATVNEKGKLEIELTVERGRGYVSAVQNKQPGQEIGRIPVDSIYSPVLKVTYKVEATRVEQRTDFDRLVVDVETKPSILPRDAMASAGKTLVELFGLARELNVEAEGIDMGPSPQDQAFAENLGMPIEELELTVRSYNCLKREGIHTVGELMSRSEADLLDIRNFGAKSIDEVKAKLATMGLSLKDSPPGFDPSAAVEGFGTDDDAAFAEDEQY; encoded by the coding sequence GTGCTCATCGCCCAGCGGCCCACCCTCGCTGAGGAGCCGATCTCCGACTACCGCTCGCGGTTCGTCATCGAGCCGCTCGAGCCGGGCTTCGGCTACACCCTCGGCAACTCCCTCCGCCGCACCCTGCTCTCCTCGATCCCGGGTGCCTCGGTCACCAGCCTCCGCATCGAGGGCGTCCTCCACGAGTTCACGACCGTTCCCGGCGTGAAGGAGGACGTCACCGAGATCATCCTCAACATCAAGAACCTCGTCGTGAGCAGCGAGCACGACGAGCCGGTCGTCATGTACCTGCGCAAGCAGGGCCCGGGCGCCGTCACCGCCGCGGACATCGCGCCGCCGGCGGGCGTCGAGGTGCACAACCCCGACCTGCACATCGCCACGGTCAACGAGAAGGGCAAGCTCGAGATCGAGCTGACCGTCGAGCGCGGTCGTGGCTACGTCTCGGCCGTGCAGAACAAGCAGCCCGGCCAGGAGATCGGCCGCATCCCGGTCGACTCGATCTACTCGCCGGTGCTCAAGGTGACGTACAAGGTCGAGGCGACCCGCGTCGAGCAGCGCACCGACTTCGACCGGCTCGTGGTCGACGTCGAGACCAAGCCCTCGATCCTGCCCCGCGACGCGATGGCCAGCGCGGGCAAGACCCTCGTCGAGCTCTTCGGCCTGGCCCGCGAGCTCAACGTCGAGGCCGAGGGCATCGACATGGGCCCGTCCCCGCAGGACCAGGCGTTCGCCGAGAACCTCGGCATGCCGATCGAGGAGCTCGAGCTCACGGTCCGGTCCTACAACTGCCTCAAGCGCGAGGGCATCCACACCGTCGGCGAGCTGATGAGCCGCAGCGAGGCCGACCTGCTCGACATCCGCAACTTCGGCGCGAAGTCCATCGACGAGGTCAAGGCCAAGCTGGCGACGATGGGCCTCTCGCTCAAGGACAGCCCGCCCGGGTTCGACCCGAGCGCCGCCGTCGAGGGCTTCGGCACCGACGACGACGCGGCCTTCGCGGAGGACGAGCAGTACTGA
- the rpsD gene encoding 30S ribosomal protein S4: MARYTGADCKRCRREKMKLFLKGSKCESPKCPIEIRPYPPGQHGRGRTKDSEYLLQKREKQKCARIYGVLEKQFRGYYEEANKRQGKTGENLLRILESRLDNVVYRAGFAPSRDAARQVVRHGHFLVNGKKVDIPSYRVTENDIVEVRAGSVELTPFVVARATAGERPVPAWLEVIPNQMRILVHALPARQVIDTPVQEQLIVELYSK; this comes from the coding sequence ATGGCCCGCTACACCGGCGCGGACTGCAAGCGCTGCCGTCGCGAGAAGATGAAGCTGTTCCTCAAGGGCAGCAAGTGCGAGTCCCCGAAGTGCCCGATCGAGATCCGTCCCTACCCCCCGGGCCAGCACGGCCGGGGCCGGACCAAGGACAGCGAGTACCTCCTGCAGAAGCGGGAGAAGCAGAAGTGCGCTCGCATCTACGGCGTCCTCGAGAAGCAGTTCCGGGGCTACTACGAGGAAGCCAACAAGCGCCAGGGCAAGACCGGCGAGAACCTGCTCCGCATCCTCGAGAGCCGGCTCGACAACGTGGTCTACCGGGCGGGCTTCGCGCCCAGCCGTGACGCCGCGCGCCAGGTCGTCCGCCACGGCCACTTCCTGGTCAACGGCAAGAAGGTCGACATCCCGTCGTACCGCGTCACCGAGAACGACATCGTCGAGGTGCGCGCCGGCTCGGTCGAGCTCACACCGTTCGTGGTCGCCCGTGCCACGGCCGGCGAGCGCCCGGTCCCGGCCTGGCTCGAGGTCATCCCGAACCAGATGCGCATCCTCGTCCACGCCCTCCCGGCCCGGCAGGTCATCGACACGCCGGTCCAGGAGCAGCTGATCGTCGAGCTCTACTCCAAGTGA
- the rpsK gene encoding 30S ribosomal protein S11: MPPRTRQQAGGAKKVRRKEKKNVAHGHAHIKSTFNNTIVSITDPQGNVISWASAGHVGFKGSRKSTPFAAQMAAEAAARRAQEHGMRKVDVFVKGPGSGRETAIRSLQATGLEVGSIQDVTPVPHNGCRPPKRRRV; this comes from the coding sequence ATGCCCCCCAGGACCCGGCAGCAGGCCGGCGGCGCCAAGAAGGTGCGCCGCAAGGAAAAGAAGAATGTCGCGCACGGCCACGCGCACATCAAGAGCACGTTCAACAACACCATCGTCTCGATCACGGACCCGCAGGGCAACGTGATCTCGTGGGCCAGCGCCGGCCACGTGGGCTTCAAGGGCTCGCGCAAGTCGACGCCGTTCGCCGCGCAGATGGCGGCCGAGGCCGCCGCCCGCCGTGCTCAGGAGCACGGCATGCGCAAGGTCGACGTCTTCGTCAAGGGCCCGGGCTCGGGCCGTGAGACCGCGATCCGCTCGCTGCAGGCCACCGGCCTCGAGGTGGGCTCGATCCAGGACGTCACGCCGGTGCCGCACAACGGCTGCCGCCCGCCCAAGCGCCGCCGCGTCTGA
- the rpsM gene encoding 30S ribosomal protein S13, translating into MARLVGVDLPREKRVEIALTYIYGIGRTRAQETLAQTGVSPDTRVRDLAEDDLVRLRDWIEGNYRTEGDLRREVAADIRRKVEIGSYQGLRHRRGLPVHGQRTHTNARTRKGPRRAIAGKKKPGKK; encoded by the coding sequence ATGGCACGCCTCGTCGGCGTCGACCTCCCGCGCGAGAAGCGCGTGGAGATCGCCTTGACCTACATCTACGGCATCGGTCGTACCCGTGCCCAGGAGACGCTGGCCCAGACCGGGGTCAGCCCGGACACCCGCGTCCGTGACCTGGCCGAGGACGACCTCGTCCGGCTCCGCGACTGGATCGAGGGCAACTACCGGACCGAGGGTGACCTCCGACGCGAGGTCGCCGCGGACATCCGCCGCAAGGTCGAGATCGGCAGCTACCAGGGCCTGCGGCACCGCCGCGGCCTGCCGGTCCACGGCCAGCGCACCCACACGAACGCGCGCACCCGCAAGGGCCCCCGCCGCGCGATCGCCGGTAAGAAGAAGCCCGGCAAGAAGTAG
- the rpmJ gene encoding 50S ribosomal protein L36, with amino-acid sequence MKVQPSVKKICDKCKVIRRHGRVMVICSATPRHKQRQG; translated from the coding sequence ATGAAGGTCCAGCCCAGCGTCAAGAAGATCTGCGACAAGTGCAAGGTGATCCGCCGTCACGGCCGGGTCATGGTCATCTGCTCCGCCACCCCGCGCCACAAGCAGCGGCAGGGCTGA
- the infA gene encoding translation initiation factor IF-1 yields MPKKEGAIEIEGTVIESLPNAFFRVELANGHKVLAHISGKMRQHYIRILPEDRVVVELSPYDLNRGRIVYRYK; encoded by the coding sequence ATGCCCAAGAAGGAAGGGGCCATCGAGATCGAGGGCACCGTCATCGAGTCTCTGCCCAATGCATTCTTCCGGGTCGAGCTCGCTAACGGGCACAAGGTCCTCGCGCACATCTCGGGCAAGATGCGCCAGCACTACATCCGAATCCTCCCCGAGGACCGGGTGGTCGTCGAGCTCAGCCCGTACGACCTCAACCGCGGCCGCATCGTCTACCGCTACAAGTAG
- the map gene encoding type I methionyl aminopeptidase — translation MFRRRDDIELKTAEQIELMRRAGLVVADALAAMTRALSPGVTTKELDAVAEEVIRSAGAVPSFLGYHGFPASTCLSVNEEVVHGIPGGRRLQAGDVVSMDCGAIYEGWHGDSAVTVTVGVPTAEQAGLLAACEDAMWAGLAKAVVGGRLGDISAAVEQAARGRGAYGVVEGYGGHGIGSQMHMDPHVPNVGRAGRGPHLVAGMALAVEPMLTLGTHAVEELEDGWTVVTADGRLSAHFEHTVALTAEGPWVLTAPDGGRERLAALGVSTPA, via the coding sequence GTGTTCCGCCGTCGCGACGACATCGAGCTGAAGACCGCCGAGCAGATCGAGCTGATGCGCCGGGCCGGGCTCGTCGTGGCCGACGCGCTCGCAGCCATGACCCGTGCCCTGTCGCCCGGCGTCACCACCAAGGAGCTGGACGCCGTCGCCGAGGAGGTCATCCGCTCGGCGGGAGCGGTGCCCTCGTTCCTCGGCTACCACGGGTTCCCGGCCTCGACCTGCCTGTCGGTCAACGAGGAGGTCGTCCACGGCATCCCGGGCGGACGGCGGTTGCAGGCCGGAGACGTCGTCTCCATGGACTGCGGCGCGATCTACGAGGGGTGGCACGGCGACTCCGCGGTGACGGTGACGGTGGGGGTGCCCACGGCGGAGCAGGCCGGCCTGCTCGCCGCGTGCGAGGACGCGATGTGGGCGGGGTTGGCCAAGGCGGTCGTCGGCGGCCGGCTCGGCGACATCTCCGCGGCGGTCGAGCAGGCGGCCCGCGGGCGCGGGGCGTACGGCGTGGTCGAGGGCTACGGCGGGCACGGCATCGGCTCGCAGATGCACATGGACCCGCACGTCCCCAACGTCGGGCGGGCCGGCCGCGGGCCGCACCTCGTCGCCGGCATGGCGCTCGCGGTGGAGCCCATGCTGACGCTCGGCACCCACGCCGTCGAGGAGCTCGAGGACGGCTGGACGGTCGTGACCGCCGACGGCCGGCTCTCCGCCCACTTCGAGCACACGGTCGCCCTGACCGCCGAGGGCCCCTGGGTGCTGACCGCTCCCGACGGGGGCCGCGAGCGGCTCGCAGCGCTGGGTGTGTCGACGCCGGCCTGA
- a CDS encoding adenylate kinase, which produces MRLVLVGPPGAGKGTQAQFIAAQYDVPQVSTGDIFRANVGQSTPLGLEAKRYMDAGELVPDSVTIAMVEDRLLQDDAAKGFLLDGFPRNVAQAEVLDTLLERAGTSLDVVLELVVDDEEVVRRLSGRRTCSSCGRVWHVDFDPSSVEGQCDHCGGTLFQRDDDKPETIRRRLQVYAEQTAPVVGFYAERGLLERIDATGTVDGVTARILAVLRRFDR; this is translated from the coding sequence GTGCGTCTCGTCCTCGTAGGCCCCCCAGGCGCGGGGAAGGGCACCCAGGCCCAGTTCATCGCCGCCCAGTACGACGTGCCCCAGGTGTCCACCGGCGACATCTTCCGGGCCAATGTCGGCCAGAGCACCCCGCTGGGGCTCGAGGCCAAGCGCTACATGGACGCCGGCGAGCTCGTCCCCGACTCCGTCACGATCGCGATGGTCGAGGACCGGCTCCTGCAGGACGACGCGGCCAAGGGGTTCCTGCTCGACGGGTTCCCCCGCAACGTCGCCCAGGCCGAGGTCCTCGACACCCTGCTCGAGCGCGCGGGGACGTCGCTGGACGTCGTCCTCGAGCTCGTCGTGGACGACGAGGAGGTCGTCCGGCGGCTGTCCGGGCGCCGGACGTGCAGCTCGTGCGGCCGGGTGTGGCACGTGGACTTCGACCCGTCCTCGGTGGAGGGGCAGTGCGACCACTGCGGCGGCACCCTGTTCCAGCGTGACGACGACAAGCCCGAGACGATCCGCCGCCGGCTGCAGGTCTACGCCGAGCAGACCGCGCCCGTCGTCGGCTTCTACGCCGAGCGCGGCCTCCTCGAGCGGATCGACGCGACGGGGACGGTGGACGGGGTCACCGCGCGCATCCTGGCGGTGCTCCGGCGCTTCGACCGATAG
- the secY gene encoding preprotein translocase subunit SecY, translating to MLTAFARAFRTPDLRKKLLFTLAIIALFRFGSLLPTPGVDYDAVRQCTTSVEDDAGIYGMVNLFSGGALLQLSVFALGIMPYITASIIVQLLTVVIPRFEALKKEGQSGTAKLTQYTRYLTVALAVLQSTALLALARTPGRIFQNCAADLVPDDSLFRVLTMIIVMTAGTGIIMWFGELITDRGVGNGMSLLIFTSICAGFPNGLWNVKASKGWDAFIVMIVVGLVVVAAVVLFEQAQRRIPVQYAKRMVGRRMYGGTSTYIPIKVNQAGVIPVIFASSLLYLPQLVSQLGDSTSGWRQWIEVHISRGDHPLYVLMFVALIIFFTFFYVAITFNPKEISDNMKRYGGFIPGIRAGRPTEEYLDYVLSRITLPGSIYLSVVAIIPILALGLFSANQNFPFGGTSVLIMVGVGLETLKQVESQLQQRNYEGFLR from the coding sequence GTGCTCACCGCGTTCGCCCGGGCGTTCCGTACGCCCGACCTGCGCAAGAAGCTCCTCTTCACGCTCGCGATCATCGCGCTCTTCCGGTTCGGGTCGCTGCTGCCGACGCCGGGTGTGGACTACGACGCGGTTCGCCAGTGCACGACGAGCGTGGAAGACGACGCCGGCATCTACGGCATGGTCAACCTGTTCAGCGGCGGGGCGCTGCTCCAGCTGTCGGTCTTCGCGCTCGGGATCATGCCGTACATCACGGCGAGCATCATCGTGCAGCTGCTGACGGTGGTGATCCCGCGCTTCGAGGCCCTGAAGAAGGAGGGCCAGTCCGGCACGGCGAAGCTGACGCAGTACACCCGCTACCTCACCGTGGCGCTGGCCGTGCTCCAGTCGACCGCCCTGCTCGCGCTGGCCCGCACGCCCGGCCGCATCTTCCAGAACTGCGCCGCCGACCTGGTCCCGGACGACTCGCTCTTCCGCGTCCTCACCATGATCATCGTGATGACGGCCGGCACCGGCATCATCATGTGGTTCGGCGAGCTCATCACCGACCGCGGCGTCGGCAACGGCATGAGCCTGCTGATCTTCACCTCCATCTGCGCCGGCTTCCCGAACGGCCTGTGGAACGTCAAGGCCTCCAAGGGCTGGGACGCCTTCATCGTCATGATCGTCGTGGGCCTCGTCGTGGTCGCGGCCGTCGTCCTCTTCGAGCAGGCGCAGCGCCGCATCCCGGTCCAGTACGCCAAGCGCATGGTGGGCCGCCGCATGTACGGCGGGACGTCGACCTACATCCCGATCAAGGTCAACCAGGCCGGTGTCATCCCGGTCATCTTCGCCTCCTCGCTGCTGTACCTGCCGCAGCTGGTCTCGCAGCTCGGGGACTCGACGAGCGGCTGGCGCCAGTGGATCGAGGTCCACATCTCCCGCGGTGACCACCCGCTCTACGTGCTGATGTTCGTGGCGCTGATCATCTTCTTCACGTTCTTCTACGTCGCGATCACCTTCAACCCGAAGGAGATCTCGGACAACATGAAGCGCTACGGCGGGTTCATCCCGGGCATCCGAGCCGGCCGCCCGACGGAGGAGTACCTCGACTACGTGCTCTCGCGGATCACGCTGCCGGGGTCGATCTACCTGTCGGTCGTCGCGATCATCCCGATCCTCGCCCTGGGCCTGTTCAGCGCGAACCAGAACTTCCCGTTCGGCGGCACCAGCGTGCTGATCATGGTCGGCGTCGGCCTCGAGACTCTGAAGCAGGTCGAGAGCCAGTTGCAGCAGCGCAACTACGAGGGGTTCCTCCGCTAG
- the rplO gene encoding 50S ribosomal protein L15 encodes MRPAPGAKKAKQRVGRGEGSKGKTAGRGTKGTKARYQVPAAFEGGQMPLHMRVPKLKGFRNPFRVEFEVVNLDKLSALYPDGGDVTVESLIERGVVKRGRPVKVLGSGEVSVALNVTVDAFSGAAREKIAAAGGSTTEL; translated from the coding sequence CTGCGTCCTGCTCCGGGCGCCAAGAAGGCCAAGCAGCGCGTCGGCCGTGGTGAGGGCTCGAAGGGCAAGACGGCGGGCCGTGGCACCAAGGGCACGAAGGCCCGTTACCAGGTGCCGGCCGCGTTCGAGGGCGGCCAGATGCCGCTGCACATGCGGGTCCCGAAGCTCAAGGGCTTCCGCAACCCGTTCCGGGTCGAGTTCGAGGTCGTCAACCTCGACAAGCTCTCGGCGCTGTACCCGGACGGCGGCGACGTGACGGTGGAGAGCCTCATCGAGCGCGGCGTGGTCAAGCGCGGGCGCCCGGTGAAGGTGCTGGGCAGCGGCGAGGTGTCCGTGGCGCTCAACGTCACCGTCGACGCGTTCTCCGGCGCCGCCCGCGAGAAGATCGCGGCGGCCGGGGGCTCCACGACCGAGCTCTGA
- the rpmD gene encoding 50S ribosomal protein L30, producing MGQIRVTQVRSKIGGTQGQRDTLRSLGLKRIRHSVIKEDRPEIRGMVRTVAHLVTVEEISGEEAQS from the coding sequence ATGGGTCAGATCCGGGTCACGCAGGTCCGTTCGAAGATCGGCGGCACGCAGGGCCAGCGCGACACCCTGCGCTCGCTCGGCCTCAAGCGCATCCGCCACAGCGTCATCAAGGAGGACCGTCCCGAGATCCGCGGGATGGTCCGCACGGTCGCGCACCTCGTGACCGTCGAGGAGATCTCCGGAGAGGAGGCCCAGTCGTGA
- the rpsE gene encoding 30S ribosomal protein S5: MPGPQRRGAGGGAGGGTGGPGGERRDRRGRDDRRGQDAAGDKTAYVERVVAINRVAKVVKGGRRFSFTALVVVGDGDGTVGVGYGKAKEVPAAIAKGVEEAKKHFFKVPRIQGTIPHPIQGEAAAGVVMLKPASAGTGVIAGGPVRAVLECAGIHDVLSKSLGSSNAINIVHATVAALKGLERPEAVAARRGLPLEDVAPAALLRARAGVA, encoded by the coding sequence ATGCCTGGACCCCAGCGCCGAGGCGCCGGCGGCGGTGCCGGCGGCGGCACCGGAGGACCCGGCGGCGAGCGCCGTGACCGGCGCGGCCGTGACGACCGGCGCGGGCAGGACGCGGCCGGCGACAAGACCGCGTACGTCGAGCGCGTCGTCGCGATCAACCGTGTCGCGAAGGTCGTGAAGGGTGGTCGGCGCTTCAGCTTCACCGCGCTGGTCGTCGTCGGTGACGGCGACGGCACGGTGGGCGTCGGCTACGGCAAGGCCAAGGAGGTGCCCGCGGCGATCGCCAAGGGCGTCGAGGAGGCCAAGAAGCACTTCTTCAAGGTGCCGCGCATCCAGGGCACCATCCCGCACCCCATCCAGGGGGAGGCGGCGGCCGGTGTGGTCATGCTCAAGCCGGCGAGCGCCGGTACCGGTGTCATCGCCGGTGGCCCGGTGCGCGCCGTCCTGGAGTGCGCCGGCATCCACGACGTGCTGAGCAAGTCGCTCGGCTCCTCGAACGCGATCAACATCGTCCATGCGACGGTTGCCGCGCTCAAGGGGCTCGAGCGTCCCGAGGCCGTCGCGGCGCGCCGTGGCCTGCCGCTCGAGGACGTCGCCCCGGCGGCGCTGCTGCGTGCGCGGGCGGGGGTGGCCTGA
- the rplR gene encoding 50S ribosomal protein L18 has protein sequence MALGIKRKRVEAKGIKRARRHLRVRKRVSGTPVRPRLVVTRSARHMVVQVVDDTVGRTLASASTMEAELRGSDGDKTAKARRVGELVAQRAQQAGVTAVVFDRGGNQYHGRVAAVADAAREAGLSF, from the coding sequence ATGGCACTCGGTATCAAGCGCAAGCGCGTCGAGGCCAAGGGCATCAAGCGGGCGCGGCGTCACCTGCGCGTCCGCAAGCGGGTCTCTGGCACGCCGGTCCGCCCGCGCCTCGTGGTCACCCGGTCCGCCCGGCACATGGTCGTCCAGGTCGTGGACGACACCGTCGGCCGCACGCTGGCCTCGGCCTCCACCATGGAGGCGGAGCTGCGCGGCTCCGACGGTGACAAGACGGCCAAGGCCCGCCGGGTCGGCGAGCTCGTGGCCCAGCGTGCCCAGCAGGCGGGCGTGACGGCGGTCGTCTTCGACCGTGGCGGCAACCAGTACCACGGCCGGGTGGCCGCGGTGGCTGACGCCGCTCGCGAAGCCGGCCTGTCGTTCTGA
- the rplF gene encoding 50S ribosomal protein L6 has translation MSRIGRLPVQVPSGVDVSIADSTVTVKGPKGQLTHTLAAPITVAKADDGSLQFARPDDTRESKSLHGLSRTLVANMVTGVTEGYSKTLEIVGVGYRVQARGSSLEFALGFSHPVVIDPPDGITFAVEAPTRFVVSGIDKQKVGEVAAKIRKIRKPDPYKGKGVRYQGEVVRRKVGKAGK, from the coding sequence ATGTCGCGCATCGGTCGCCTGCCCGTGCAGGTTCCCAGCGGGGTCGACGTCTCCATCGCCGACTCCACGGTCACCGTCAAGGGCCCCAAGGGCCAGCTGACGCACACGCTCGCCGCGCCCATCACGGTCGCGAAGGCGGACGACGGCAGCCTCCAGTTCGCCCGCCCGGACGACACCCGGGAGAGCAAGTCGCTCCACGGCCTGTCGCGCACGCTGGTGGCCAACATGGTCACCGGCGTCACCGAGGGCTACTCCAAGACGCTCGAGATCGTCGGCGTCGGCTACCGCGTCCAGGCGCGGGGGAGCTCGCTGGAGTTCGCGCTCGGCTTCAGCCACCCGGTGGTCATCGACCCGCCGGACGGCATCACGTTCGCGGTCGAGGCCCCCACCCGGTTCGTGGTGTCGGGCATCGACAAGCAGAAGGTCGGCGAGGTCGCGGCCAAGATCCGCAAGATCCGCAAGCCCGACCCCTACAAGGGCAAGGGCGTGCGGTACCAGGGCGAGGTCGTCCGCCGCAAGGTCGGGAAGGCTGGTAAGTAG
- the rpsH gene encoding 30S ribosomal protein S8: MTMTDPIADMLTRLRNGNTAYHDEVRMPHSKIKAGIAEILQQEGYISGWKVQEATVGQELVLDLKYGPNRERSIAGLRRVSKPGLRVYAKSTGLPRVLGGLGIAIISTSSGLLTDRQAQKRGVGGEVLAYVW; the protein is encoded by the coding sequence ATGACGATGACCGACCCCATCGCAGACATGCTCACGCGTCTGCGCAACGGCAACACCGCGTACCACGACGAGGTCCGCATGCCGCACTCCAAGATCAAGGCGGGCATCGCCGAGATCCTGCAGCAGGAGGGCTACATCTCCGGCTGGAAGGTGCAGGAGGCGACCGTGGGCCAGGAGCTCGTGCTCGACCTCAAGTACGGCCCCAACCGTGAGCGCTCGATCGCCGGCCTGCGCCGCGTGAGCAAGCCCGGCCTCCGCGTCTACGCGAAGTCCACCGGCCTGCCCCGCGTGCTCGGGGGCCTCGGCATCGCCATCATCTCGACGTCCTCCGGCCTGTTGACCGACCGGCAGGCCCAGAAGCGCGGCGTGGGCGGGGAAGTCCTCGCCTACGTCTGGTAA
- a CDS encoding type Z 30S ribosomal protein S14, protein MAKKALIHKAMSKPKFAVRGYTRCQRCGRPHSVFRKFGLCRICLREMAHRGELPGVTKSSW, encoded by the coding sequence GTGGCGAAGAAGGCCCTGATCCACAAGGCCATGTCCAAGCCGAAGTTCGCTGTCCGCGGCTACACCCGCTGCCAGCGCTGCGGGCGGCCGCACTCGGTCTTCCGCAAGTTCGGCCTCTGCCGCATCTGCCTTCGCGAGATGGCGCACCGCGGCGAGCTGCCGGGCGTCACCAAGAGCAGCTGGTAG
- the rplE gene encoding 50S ribosomal protein L5: protein MTAEAPEKVTPRLKTRYRAEIVPALTEQFSFANPMQVPTVVKVVVNMGVGEAARDSKLMDGAIRDLTAITGQKPAVTKARKSIAQFKLREGQAIGAHTTLRGDRMWEFLDRLLSTALPRIRDFRGLNPRQFDGSGNYTFGLTEQSMFHEIDQDRIDRVRGMDITVVTTAKTDDEGRALLRHLGFPFKES, encoded by the coding sequence ATGACTGCAGAAGCACCTGAGAAGGTCACCCCGCGGCTCAAGACGCGCTACCGGGCCGAGATCGTCCCGGCGCTGACCGAGCAGTTCTCCTTCGCCAACCCCATGCAGGTCCCGACGGTCGTCAAGGTCGTCGTGAACATGGGCGTCGGCGAGGCGGCTCGAGACTCCAAGCTGATGGACGGGGCGATCCGCGACCTCACCGCGATCACCGGCCAGAAGCCGGCGGTCACGAAGGCCCGCAAGTCCATCGCGCAGTTCAAGCTGCGCGAGGGCCAGGCGATCGGCGCGCACACCACGCTGCGCGGCGACCGCATGTGGGAGTTCCTGGACCGCCTGCTCTCGACGGCGCTGCCGCGCATCCGTGACTTCCGCGGCCTCAACCCGCGCCAGTTCGACGGGTCGGGCAACTACACGTTCGGCCTCACCGAGCAGTCGATGTTCCACGAGATCGACCAGGACCGCATCGACCGCGTGCGTGGCATGGACATCACGGTGGTCACGACCGCCAAGACCGACGACGAGGGCCGCGCGCTCCTGCGCCACCTCGGCTTCCCGTTCAAGGAGTCCTGA
- the rplX gene encoding 50S ribosomal protein L24, giving the protein MRIKKGDRVLVIAGKDKGATGRVIEAFPKDDKVIVEGVNRVKKHTKVGQTARGAKTGGIVTTEAPIHVSNVMLVVEKDGKRVGTRIGFRVDEDGNKVRVAKRTGEDI; this is encoded by the coding sequence ATGCGCATCAAGAAGGGTGACCGCGTCCTCGTGATCGCGGGCAAGGACAAGGGCGCCACCGGGCGGGTCATCGAGGCCTTCCCGAAGGACGACAAGGTCATCGTCGAGGGTGTCAACCGCGTCAAGAAGCACACGAAGGTCGGCCAGACCGCTCGTGGGGCCAAGACCGGCGGCATCGTGACGACCGAGGCCCCCATCCACGTGAGCAACGTGATGCTCGTCGTGGAGAAGGACGGCAAGCGCGTCGGCACCCGGATCGGCTTCCGGGTCGACGAGGACGGCAACAAGGTCCGGGTCGCCAAGCGGACCGGCGAGGACATCTGA
- the rplN gene encoding 50S ribosomal protein L14: protein MIQQESRLRVADNTGAKELLCIRVLGGSGRRYAGIGDVIVATVKDAIPGGTVKKGDVVKAVVVRTVKERRRQDGSYIRFDENAAVIIKDGGDPRGTRIFGPVGRELREKRFMRIISLAPEVI from the coding sequence ATGATTCAGCAGGAGTCGCGGCTGCGCGTCGCCGACAACACCGGGGCCAAGGAGCTGCTCTGCATCCGCGTCCTCGGTGGGTCAGGGCGGCGCTACGCCGGCATCGGTGACGTCATCGTCGCCACCGTGAAGGACGCGATCCCCGGCGGGACCGTGAAGAAGGGTGACGTCGTCAAGGCCGTCGTCGTTCGCACCGTCAAGGAGCGGCGCCGCCAGGACGGCTCGTACATCCGCTTCGACGAGAACGCCGCGGTCATCATCAAGGACGGCGGGGACCCGCGCGGCACGCGCATCTTCGGCCCGGTCGGCCGTGAGCTCCGCGAGAAGCGCTTCATGCGCATCATCTCGCTCGCGCCGGAGGTGATCTGA
- the rpsQ gene encoding 30S ribosomal protein S17, producing MSDQTPEIAQAAPASAPGAAGEKTQGRGYRKTREGLVVSDKMDKTVVVAVEDRFKHPLYGKVVRRTSRLKAHDERNDAGVGDRVLLMETRPLSASKRWRIVEILEKAK from the coding sequence ATGAGCGACCAGACCCCTGAGATCGCGCAGGCGGCTCCGGCGTCTGCGCCCGGCGCCGCCGGCGAGAAGACGCAGGGCCGCGGCTACCGCAAGACCCGAGAGGGCCTCGTGGTCAGCGACAAGATGGACAAGACCGTCGTGGTCGCCGTCGAGGACCGCTTCAAGCACCCGCTCTACGGCAAGGTCGTGCGTCGCACGAGCCGGCTCAAGGCTCACGACGAGCGCAACGACGCCGGCGTCGGCGACCGCGTCCTCCTGATGGAGACGCGGCCGCTGTCCGCCTCGAAGCGCTGGCGGATCGTCGAGATCCTCGAGAAGGCCAAGTAA